The DNA segment CCAATTGTTAACGAGGCTGCTGCGCCTGTCTCCACGGTGCTCGACGAAACCTACAAGATTGCGATTACGCGCTTTGACGACCGCATCCGCGTGGGCGGGATGGCCGAAATTGTCGGCTTCGACAAGTCATTGCGCGAGGCTCGTCGCGAAACCCTGGAGCTGTGCGTGAACGATCTGTTCCCGGGTGGCGGCGACACGTCGAAAGCCAGTTTCTGGACTGGCCTGCGCCCCATGACGCCGGACGGTACGCCGATCGTCGGCCGCACGCCGGTGTCGAACCTGTTCCTGAATACGGGGCACGGCACGCTCGGCTGGACGATGTCATGCGGCTCGGGCCAGTTGCTCGCGGACGTCATGTCGGGCAAGCAACCCGCTATCAAGGCGGACGATCTGTCGGTGCATCGGTATCTCGGTGAAACACGCGGTGCGCATCGGCCGGCTTATGCGTGAGGTTGCTTCAGGCGACTGCACGAACGACGCGTTCTGACGCAGCCGCCCACCTACAAAAACAAACGGCGCCCTCGTGGCGCCGTTTGTCTTGCTGCATCAGAACACATGTCACGTCAAAACTGATCTTCCGACAGCGCCAGCACGCTCTCTCCACCCTTCGCGCTGACGATGGCCGCCTCCAGCGCCGACGCCAGCGGCAACACGTGCTCGGCGTAGAACTGCGCGGTGGCGATTTTCGCGCCGTAGAAAGACGGATCTTCGTCACGCTTCCGGGCCGCCACGAGTAACGCACGCGCCATCTGCCAGCCACCCAGCACAATCCCCGAAAGCTTCAGATACGGCACACTGCCGGCGAACACCGCGTTCGGATCGCTCCTCGTATTCGTGACGACAAAATCGACCGCAGCACTAAGCGAGTCATGCGCTTGTGCAAGGTACTTTCTCATGGAGGCGAATGCTGCGCCCTGCTGCGCACCGAGCGCTTCGACGGTCTCAGCAATACCCGCCAGCAGCGTTTTCGCGACCTTGCCGCCATCGCGCACGGTTTTGCGGCCGATCAGGTCATTGGCCTGAATCGCAGTCGTGCCTTCATAGATGGGCAGAATGCGCGCATCGCGGTAAACCTGCGCGGCGCCGGTTTCCTCGATGAAGCCCATGCCGCCATGCACCTGCACACCGAGGCTCGTCACCTCGATCGACAACTCCGTGCTCCAGCCCTTCACGATCGGTACGAGATATTCGTAGATAGCCTGATGCTCGGCGCGCTTCGCTTCGTCCGGATGACGGTGCGCAATATCGCAATGGCTCGCGGCGACATACGCCAGCGCACGCGACGCTTCCGTCAACCCGCGCATGGTGGCAAGCATACGGCGCACGTCCGGATGCTGGATGATCGCCACAGGCTGCTTCGCCGAGCCATCCACCGGACGGCTTTGCACGCGATCCTTCGCATAGGCGACTGCCTGCTGATACGCGCGATCCGATACCGCCACGCCCTGCATGCCAACCGCGAAGCGCGCCGCGTTCATCATGATGAACATGTATTCGAGGCCGCGATTTTCCTCGCCGATCAAATGACCGATTGCGCCGCCGTGATCACCGAACTGCAGCACTGCGGTGGGGCTCGCCTTGATGCCCAGCTTGTGTTCGATCGACACGCAATGCACGTCGTTGCGCTCGCCCAGTGAACCGTCTTCGTTAATGAGGAATTTCGGCACGATGAAAAGCGA comes from the Paraburkholderia sp. PREW-6R genome and includes:
- a CDS encoding acyl-CoA dehydrogenase, yielding MTYTAPIKDMLFVMKELAGLEEIATLPGFEDANLDTAQAVLEESAKLCGEVLAPLNVEGDRNPSSWKDGVVTATPGFKDAFRQFAEGGWQGVQHPVDYEGQGLPKLIGTPCVEMLNASNLSFALCPLLTDGAIEALLTAGSDEQKQTYVPRLISGEWTGTMNLTEPQAGSDLALVRTRAEPQGDGSFKLFGTKIFITWGEHDMAANIAHLVLARTPSAPEGVKGISLFIVPKFLINEDGSLGERNDVHCVSIEHKLGIKASPTAVLQFGDHGGAIGHLIGEENRGLEYMFIMMNAARFAVGMQGVAVSDRAYQQAVAYAKDRVQSRPVDGSAKQPVAIIQHPDVRRMLATMRGLTEASRALAYVAASHCDIAHRHPDEAKRAEHQAIYEYLVPIVKGWSTELSIEVTSLGVQVHGGMGFIEETGAAQVYRDARILPIYEGTTAIQANDLIGRKTVRDGGKVAKTLLAGIAETVEALGAQQGAAFASMRKYLAQAHDSLSAAVDFVVTNTRSDPNAVFAGSVPYLKLSGIVLGGWQMARALLVAARKRDEDPSFYGAKIATAQFYAEHVLPLASALEAAIVSAKGGESVLALSEDQF